Proteins encoded in a region of the Acholeplasma equirhinis genome:
- a CDS encoding competence protein ComK: MIYYIKNDSLGGISYPEGRVLGRSAYGAIKNLCMKHLFSLEGYLKAVKETLNLGYKIPIIVSEEIVFFHTGSLKSYESIFINFFAIESIESKGENLWIHFSKDETLEIPMKMEEYKRIERAIFNIFKYKESLV; this comes from the coding sequence ATGATTTATTATATTAAAAATGATTCTTTAGGTGGCATTTCTTATCCTGAAGGTAGGGTCCTTGGAAGAAGTGCATATGGTGCGATAAAAAATCTTTGTATGAAACATCTGTTCTCACTAGAAGGCTATTTAAAGGCAGTTAAAGAAACACTCAATCTGGGTTATAAAATACCAATTATTGTCTCTGAAGAAATAGTCTTTTTTCATACGGGAAGTTTGAAAAGTTATGAGTCAATTTTTATTAATTTTTTCGCAATAGAAAGCATTGAATCTAAGGGTGAAAATCTATGGATACACTTTAGCAAAGATGAAACCTTAGAAATTCCAATGAAAATGGAAGAATATAAGCGAATTGAACGCGCTATATTTAATATATTTAAATATAAAGAAAGTTTAGTATGA
- a CDS encoding phosphoglycerate kinase: MAKKTVRDLNLKDKKVLVRVDFNVPLAKDGSITDDTRIVAALPTIEYVIAQGGKAILFSHLGRIKTEEDKATNSMKPVAERLSQLINKPVKFVGVTRGKALEDAIAEMKSGDVLMFENTRFEDLDGNKESKNNDELGKYWASLGDVFVNDAFGTAHRAHASNVGISANIKEAVAGFLLEKEINFIGGALENPKRPFVAILGGAKVSDKIEVIQNLLKIADKVLIGGGMAFTFLKAQGFEVGKSLVELDKVDLAKELLEQANGKIELGFDVVTGKAFDANTETNVRDFDSIPADEMGLDIGPKTVERFKEIISSAQTVVWNGPQGVFEMEKFENGTKQVALALAEIFPNATTIVGGGDSAAAVAKFDLESKFSHISTGGGASLEYLEGKVLPGIAAVHEA, from the coding sequence ATGGCTAAAAAAACTGTAAGAGATCTTAATTTGAAAGATAAAAAAGTACTCGTACGTGTTGACTTTAACGTGCCACTTGCTAAAGATGGTTCAATTACTGACGATACACGTATTGTTGCTGCATTACCTACAATTGAGTATGTGATCGCTCAAGGTGGTAAAGCAATTCTTTTCTCACACTTAGGAAGAATTAAGACTGAAGAAGATAAAGCAACTAACTCAATGAAACCAGTTGCTGAAAGATTAAGTCAATTAATCAATAAACCAGTTAAGTTTGTTGGTGTAACACGTGGTAAAGCATTAGAAGATGCAATCGCTGAAATGAAATCAGGTGATGTGTTAATGTTTGAAAATACACGTTTTGAAGACTTAGATGGTAATAAAGAATCTAAGAACAATGATGAACTCGGTAAATACTGGGCTTCATTAGGTGATGTATTTGTTAACGATGCGTTCGGTACAGCACACAGAGCACATGCTTCAAACGTTGGTATTTCTGCAAACATTAAAGAAGCTGTTGCTGGTTTCTTACTTGAAAAAGAAATTAACTTCATTGGTGGAGCATTAGAAAACCCTAAGAGACCTTTTGTCGCAATCTTAGGTGGTGCTAAAGTTTCAGATAAAATTGAAGTGATCCAAAACCTATTAAAGATTGCTGATAAAGTTTTAATCGGTGGTGGTATGGCATTTACATTCTTAAAAGCACAAGGCTTTGAAGTCGGTAAATCATTAGTAGAATTAGATAAAGTTGATTTAGCAAAAGAATTATTAGAACAAGCTAATGGTAAAATTGAATTAGGATTCGATGTAGTAACAGGTAAAGCATTTGATGCAAATACTGAAACAAACGTTCGTGATTTCGATAGTATCCCAGCTGATGAAATGGGCTTAGACATTGGTCCTAAGACAGTTGAAAGATTCAAAGAAATTATTTCAAGTGCTCAAACAGTTGTTTGGAACGGACCTCAAGGTGTGTTCGAAATGGAGAAGTTTGAAAATGGAACTAAACAAGTTGCATTAGCACTTGCTGAAATTTTCCCTAACGCAACAACTATCGTTGGTGGTGGAGATTCAGCAGCAGCAGTTGCAAAATTTGATCTAGAATCTAAATTCTCACACATCTCAACAGGTGGCGGTGCTTCACTTGAATACCTAGAAGGTAAAGTGTTACCAGGTATCGCTGCTGTTCACGAAGCCTAA
- a CDS encoding helix-turn-helix domain-containing protein gives MLDIGKKIRALRLGNNLTQEELANRLELTKGYISQLENNLTSPSIQTLFAILEVLGVEPYEFFSKPEDEDAKIVFTKEDYYEKESPELGSVISWIVPNALKYEMEPIIIEIKPGGQSTIDDSHPGEEFGYVLEGQVTLVLNKKRFIVKKGETFYYMANKEHYIINTGNSIAKVLWISTPPMF, from the coding sequence ATGTTAGACATCGGCAAGAAAATCAGGGCTTTAAGACTAGGAAATAATCTAACCCAAGAAGAACTTGCTAATAGATTAGAATTAACAAAGGGTTATATCTCTCAACTAGAAAACAACTTAACATCCCCTTCAATTCAAACGTTATTTGCAATACTTGAAGTCTTGGGGGTTGAACCTTACGAGTTTTTCTCGAAACCAGAAGATGAAGATGCTAAAATCGTATTTACGAAGGAAGATTATTACGAGAAAGAGTCACCTGAATTAGGTTCAGTCATTTCCTGGATTGTACCAAATGCCTTAAAATATGAAATGGAACCAATCATTATCGAAATCAAACCTGGTGGTCAATCAACAATTGATGATTCGCATCCTGGTGAAGAATTTGGTTACGTATTAGAAGGACAAGTGACCCTTGTCTTAAATAAAAAGCGCTTCATTGTAAAAAAAGGCGAAACCTTTTACTACATGGCAAATAAAGAACATTATATAATAAATACAGGTAATAGTATCGCTAAGGTACTATGGATTTCTACCCCACCTATGTTTTAG
- a CDS encoding HPr family phosphocarrier protein encodes MEKEIIIGSTAGLHATLAAKVVQTASKYAVDIKLYYKDKTVDLKSILGLMSLAVPKGENVKIVASGPHAEDAIKDIAAILG; translated from the coding sequence ATGGAAAAAGAAATTATCATTGGTTCAACTGCTGGTTTACACGCTACATTAGCAGCTAAAGTTGTTCAAACAGCTTCAAAATATGCAGTTGACATTAAACTATATTACAAAGACAAGACTGTTGATTTAAAATCTATTTTAGGTCTAATGAGTTTAGCAGTTCCTAAAGGGGAAAACGTTAAAATTGTTGCATCAGGTCCTCATGCTGAAGATGCGATCAAAGATATTGCAGCAATCTTAGGCTAA
- the tpiA gene encoding triose-phosphate isomerase — protein MSKRIPVIAANWKMYKTKDEALAFIFAVNEKVPTRDKVESVVCAPAILLNLLVKREGDNLRIGAQNMHYAEEGAFTGENSPAQVKTSGAEYILIGHSERRSYFNETDETVNLKMHAAFKHELTPILCVGEQLAERESNSTKAVLDSQLEIAFKGISAEQALATIIAYEPVWAIGTGKTATPTMANDTIKDIRAKVEALYGKAVADGIRILYGGSVKPDNIKVLLAESDIDGALIGGAALDPNNFLVFTDAALNK, from the coding sequence ATGAGCAAAAGAATTCCTGTAATTGCTGCCAATTGGAAAATGTATAAGACTAAAGATGAGGCTTTAGCTTTTATATTCGCAGTAAATGAAAAAGTTCCAACAAGAGATAAAGTTGAGTCTGTCGTTTGTGCACCAGCTATTCTTTTAAACCTTCTAGTTAAACGTGAAGGCGATAACTTAAGAATTGGTGCGCAAAATATGCACTATGCTGAAGAAGGTGCATTTACTGGTGAAAACTCACCTGCACAAGTTAAAACTTCAGGTGCTGAGTATATCTTAATTGGTCACTCAGAAAGAAGAAGTTATTTTAACGAAACAGATGAAACTGTTAACTTAAAAATGCATGCTGCATTCAAACATGAATTAACACCAATTCTTTGTGTTGGTGAACAACTTGCTGAACGTGAATCAAATTCAACTAAAGCTGTTTTAGATAGCCAACTTGAAATTGCATTCAAAGGCATTAGCGCAGAACAAGCACTTGCAACTATTATCGCTTACGAACCAGTATGGGCGATTGGTACAGGTAAAACTGCAACACCTACAATGGCAAACGATACAATCAAAGATATCCGTGCTAAAGTTGAAGCTTTATATGGTAAAGCTGTTGCTGATGGTATTCGTATTTTATACGGTGGATCAGTTAAACCAGACAACATTAAAGTTTTACTTGCAGAATCAGATATCGATGGTGCATTAATCGGTGGTGCTGCACTCGATCCAAACAACTTCTTAGTATTTACAGACGCAGCATTAAACAAATAA
- a CDS encoding CotH kinase family protein, with translation MKKIYSLLTLLSIILIVGCESPIINPDLIPDFIDEVLESEIYKDTELPKRYLDYGLRFYVGEEELTDYILKVPFMLEDQLIEVYMGVHTNFSSKLFMKQVLLKASKPVNDLYITTKNNQAVTSKDVYLDGELKVDHSDNFNLPLSKMYIKGRGNSSWDYPKKPYRIKFEEKTSILGMAAARDYVLLSEFGDKSLLRNYMGHMMSSYLNIEHALETRFVHLYLNNQYLGMYLLTEQVEFDDNRLNVDTSEGKNGFLLEMDVYERLDQGDEVNIDYIELKNRPFAIKEPNMRDFEGSVATTKVNFIKSYMTLVFNNLKTSSYDSFIDKASFMDYFIIQEITKNVDINFSSVYMYKREGEKLKMGPLWDFDISMGNGDYYEYQPQGYWAIHNIMLADLLQNPSFKLDYKVRFLEVIQTYEQIWKDELTKMFLLINQDANQNFERWDILETYYWPNTPGMMEANTHQKQYEYLMSWLNQRFAWLKNNISNF, from the coding sequence ATGAAAAAAATATACAGTCTACTTACTTTACTTTCAATTATTTTAATCGTTGGATGTGAATCACCAATCATAAATCCGGATTTAATCCCTGATTTTATTGATGAAGTCTTAGAAAGTGAAATCTATAAAGATACTGAACTTCCAAAACGTTATTTAGACTATGGTCTAAGGTTTTATGTTGGAGAAGAAGAACTTACAGATTATATCTTAAAAGTTCCTTTTATGCTTGAGGATCAATTGATTGAGGTTTACATGGGGGTTCATACTAACTTTTCATCTAAACTCTTTATGAAACAAGTCCTTTTAAAAGCATCTAAACCAGTCAATGATTTATATATTACAACTAAAAATAATCAAGCAGTGACCTCCAAAGATGTATATCTTGATGGTGAACTTAAAGTGGATCACTCTGATAACTTTAATTTACCGCTATCAAAAATGTATATTAAAGGTCGTGGTAATTCATCATGGGATTATCCAAAAAAACCATATAGAATCAAGTTTGAAGAAAAAACTTCGATTTTAGGTATGGCAGCAGCAAGAGATTATGTTCTCTTATCAGAATTTGGTGATAAGTCACTCTTACGTAATTATATGGGACATATGATGAGTAGTTATTTAAATATTGAGCACGCACTTGAAACTAGATTTGTTCATCTTTATTTAAATAATCAATATCTTGGTATGTATCTTTTAACTGAACAAGTTGAATTTGATGATAACAGATTAAATGTCGATACCTCAGAAGGCAAGAATGGCTTTTTACTTGAGATGGATGTTTATGAAAGACTTGATCAAGGTGATGAGGTTAATATCGATTATATTGAATTAAAGAATCGTCCGTTTGCTATTAAAGAACCAAACATGAGAGACTTTGAAGGTTCTGTTGCAACAACAAAAGTTAATTTTATTAAGAGCTATATGACACTAGTTTTTAACAATTTAAAGACATCATCTTATGATTCATTTATCGATAAAGCATCCTTTATGGATTACTTTATCATTCAAGAAATCACTAAAAATGTAGATATTAATTTCTCGTCTGTTTATATGTATAAACGTGAAGGTGAAAAACTTAAAATGGGTCCACTATGGGATTTTGATATTTCAATGGGTAATGGAGATTACTATGAATATCAACCGCAAGGCTACTGGGCAATTCATAACATTATGCTTGCTGACTTACTTCAAAATCCAAGTTTTAAGTTGGATTATAAAGTAAGATTCTTAGAAGTTATTCAAACATATGAACAAATATGGAAAGATGAACTTACTAAAATGTTCTTACTAATTAATCAAGATGCAAATCAAAACTTTGAACGTTGGGATATTTTAGAAACATATTATTGGCCAAATACACCTGGTATGATGGAAGCTAATACCCATCAAAAACAATATGAATATTTAATGAGTTGGCTTAACCAAAGATTTGCGTGGTTAAAAAATAACATTTCAAATTTTTAA
- the rpsD gene encoding 30S ribosomal protein S4 codes for MSRYTGSTWKVSRRLGYSISESGKELKKRPFAPGQHGRRRSKLSDYGVQLQEKQKVRFTYGVSEKQFKKTFFEASKLPGKTGENFLKLLESRLDNIVYRLGFARTRAQARQLVNHGHILVDGSKVDIPSYRLAPGQKIALKEASKNLVIVKEAKEAQYVKVDFVALDDNGVGTFSRYPERNEFLHDINEQLIVEFYSR; via the coding sequence ATGTCACGTTATACCGGTTCTACATGGAAGGTATCAAGACGCTTAGGTTACTCAATTTCTGAATCAGGAAAAGAGTTAAAGAAAAGACCATTTGCGCCAGGACAACACGGACGACGTCGTAGCAAATTATCAGACTACGGTGTTCAACTTCAAGAAAAACAAAAAGTAAGATTCACTTATGGTGTTTCTGAAAAACAATTTAAGAAAACTTTCTTCGAAGCGTCTAAGTTACCAGGCAAAACAGGTGAAAACTTCTTAAAGCTTCTTGAATCAAGATTAGATAACATCGTATATCGCTTAGGTTTCGCAAGAACTCGTGCACAAGCAAGACAACTTGTTAACCATGGTCACATCTTAGTTGATGGATCAAAAGTTGATATTCCATCTTATCGCTTAGCTCCAGGACAAAAGATTGCTCTTAAAGAAGCTAGCAAGAACTTAGTCATCGTTAAGGAAGCTAAAGAAGCTCAATATGTAAAAGTTGACTTCGTTGCATTAGATGACAATGGTGTTGGAACATTCTCAAGATATCCTGAAAGAAATGAATTCTTACATGATATCAACGAACAACTTATCGTTGAGTTCTACAGCAGATAA
- a CDS encoding GAF domain-containing protein, whose translation MNYELLLESAENQFKSEPNNLSLFSNAAAFLNQTLDKLNWVGFYFFDGTRLTLGPFQGKVACNIIAPGKGVCGTGFAEMKTQVVSDVSKIENHIYCDPNSQSEVVVPIMKENSCFGVLDLDAPIVDRFDKDLVEFLEKFIEKLTKFIDFSRPLI comes from the coding sequence ATGAATTATGAATTATTGTTGGAAAGTGCTGAAAATCAATTTAAATCAGAACCAAACAACTTATCTTTATTTTCAAATGCAGCTGCATTCTTAAATCAAACACTCGATAAATTAAACTGGGTCGGGTTTTATTTTTTTGATGGAACAAGATTAACACTTGGTCCATTTCAAGGAAAAGTGGCATGTAACATCATTGCTCCAGGCAAAGGTGTTTGTGGTACTGGATTTGCTGAAATGAAAACTCAAGTTGTATCAGATGTTTCTAAAATAGAGAATCATATCTACTGTGATCCTAACAGTCAAAGTGAAGTTGTTGTGCCAATTATGAAAGAAAACTCATGTTTTGGTGTTTTAGATTTAGATGCACCTATCGTAGATAGATTTGATAAGGATTTAGTGGAATTTTTAGAGAAATTCATTGAAAAATTAACTAAATTCATTGACTTTAGTAGGCCTTTAATATAA
- the thiI gene encoding tRNA uracil 4-sulfurtransferase ThiI: MKEIILVRFGDLVLKGKNKPTFINQVKKLLRSKLDGFSVNFEYQHDRIFIHINSEDKEEILKQLRFVSGVQSYSFVYRVEKDLEKIAEKAIEIIPNEIPLPTTFKVETKRADKRFPMTSTEVSQKVAGMVLPKISGLKVDVRNPEHILNIEIRNDGAFIYIGKISGLGGFPIGIGGRALLMLSGGIDSPVAAYLMMKQGVEIELFHFESTPLTPLESVQKVIDISKKLAPYMTRNKIKLHLVPFTKIHEEILKYVSDPYIITIMRRMMYRLAERYALTHDIQALVNGESVGQVASQTLDSINVVENVTNIPILRPVVTYDKNDIIKLSKMLETYDVSIRPFNDCCSIYVPRRPVTHPKVEYALEEETKLNVEKLMEEALENIQTLMINKNTDFEIALYGFEVKDAIEAYRGDKK, translated from the coding sequence ATGAAAGAAATTATTTTAGTTAGGTTTGGCGACCTAGTCCTAAAGGGAAAAAACAAGCCAACCTTCATCAACCAGGTTAAGAAGTTACTTAGAAGTAAGTTAGATGGATTCAGTGTGAACTTTGAGTATCAACACGATCGCATCTTCATACATATTAATTCGGAAGATAAAGAAGAAATTTTAAAACAATTAAGATTTGTTTCTGGTGTACAAAGTTATTCATTTGTATATCGTGTGGAAAAGGATTTAGAAAAGATTGCAGAAAAAGCAATTGAGATTATCCCTAATGAAATTCCGCTACCAACAACTTTTAAAGTTGAAACTAAACGTGCAGATAAACGTTTCCCAATGACTTCGACTGAAGTGAGTCAAAAAGTTGCGGGTATGGTTTTACCTAAAATTTCAGGTTTAAAAGTTGATGTTAGAAATCCAGAACACATATTAAATATTGAAATTAGAAATGATGGAGCTTTTATTTATATTGGTAAAATTTCAGGTTTAGGTGGTTTCCCAATTGGTATTGGTGGACGTGCCCTTTTAATGTTATCTGGTGGGATTGATTCACCGGTTGCTGCATATTTAATGATGAAACAAGGGGTAGAGATTGAACTCTTCCATTTTGAGTCTACACCATTAACACCACTTGAGTCTGTTCAAAAAGTAATTGATATATCTAAAAAATTAGCACCATACATGACAAGAAATAAGATTAAACTACACTTAGTTCCATTTACTAAGATTCATGAAGAAATCTTAAAATATGTATCAGATCCTTACATCATTACGATCATGAGAAGAATGATGTATCGTCTTGCGGAAAGATATGCCTTAACGCATGATATTCAAGCATTAGTCAATGGTGAATCTGTTGGACAAGTTGCTTCTCAAACATTGGATTCAATCAATGTTGTTGAAAATGTGACAAACATTCCAATTCTTAGACCAGTGGTTACATATGATAAAAATGATATTATTAAACTATCAAAGATGTTAGAAACTTATGATGTTTCAATTCGTCCATTTAATGATTGTTGTTCAATTTATGTTCCAAGAAGACCAGTTACACACCCTAAAGTAGAATATGCATTAGAAGAAGAAACTAAACTAAATGTTGAAAAATTAATGGAAGAAGCGCTTGAAAACATTCAAACATTAATGATTAATAAAAATACAGATTTTGAAATCGCACTATATGGGTTTGAAGTTAAGGACGCGATTGAAGCCTATCGAGGAGATAAAAAATGA
- a CDS encoding TrmH family RNA methyltransferase, translated as MINSRDNQRFKSWMKLKLKKYRDETGLFLVYGKKLVDLALSHGIVDEVITTDEFIEGTLIDLKLMKELSQTETTHNMMAVCKKISKRIESKNVLVLDDLQNPDNVGALLRSALAFGFNHVVLSKNSADIYNDKTIRASSGAIFDLFIERLDLVPFLKEMKENSYQLFGADAHVSDNQPIGSKPFVLVLGNEGNGLSTSVKEVLDGFIRIETQTVESLNVAVAGSILMYAWGVK; from the coding sequence ATGATTAACTCTAGAGATAACCAAAGATTTAAATCATGGATGAAATTAAAGTTAAAGAAATACCGTGATGAAACAGGGTTATTTTTAGTGTATGGAAAAAAGTTGGTTGATTTAGCTTTGTCTCACGGAATTGTAGATGAAGTGATTACAACCGATGAGTTTATAGAAGGTACTTTAATTGATTTAAAACTTATGAAAGAATTATCTCAAACTGAAACCACACATAATATGATGGCGGTTTGTAAAAAGATTTCAAAAAGGATTGAATCAAAAAATGTGCTTGTTTTAGATGACCTACAAAATCCTGATAATGTTGGTGCCTTATTAAGAAGTGCATTAGCATTTGGATTTAATCATGTTGTTCTTTCTAAGAACAGTGCAGATATCTACAATGATAAGACAATAAGAGCCTCTAGTGGAGCGATTTTCGACCTATTTATTGAGCGTCTAGATCTTGTACCATTCTTAAAAGAAATGAAAGAAAACAGCTATCAATTATTCGGTGCTGATGCGCACGTATCAGACAATCAACCAATAGGTTCTAAACCATTTGTTTTAGTGCTTGGAAATGAAGGTAATGGTTTATCAACAAGTGTCAAAGAAGTACTTGATGGATTTATACGAATTGAAACACAAACTGTGGAAAGTTTAAATGTAGCAGTTGCAGGTAGTATCTTAATGTATGCGTGGGGAGTGAAATAA
- a CDS encoding TIM barrel protein: protein MKAPVTSFFDYLKLDIKSQIEMAKTLSVDGFIVRGSEGRNLIQFTEDELNHLKSSFKKNEIIAVDPLLKTPHLNQPRELEKFKEELEKSADLAKSINSVYLIYKLPIFDDITKQKEDVLRIVTEHIAIIKKRKLNILIKQADKQPSTTYRYILEIIKDSKVQMIFEPAYLYVQGEAITAAFRILYDYVGMFIVDDKDPLMSSRLIGTGKYIDLYDVFKRFVKKEYGGWVVLDSGLIEQLFKTTKYNWFEKTLSKQKRHENKILYDFMQKHQNVDMSLIIKLQLAVLFLVFQNKKIKVD from the coding sequence ATGAAGGCTCCAGTAACTTCATTTTTTGATTATTTAAAACTTGATATAAAGTCTCAAATTGAAATGGCCAAAACCTTAAGTGTTGATGGTTTTATTGTACGTGGTTCTGAAGGTAGAAACTTAATACAATTCACTGAAGATGAATTAAATCATTTGAAATCAAGTTTTAAGAAGAATGAAATTATAGCTGTTGATCCACTACTTAAGACACCACATTTAAATCAACCACGAGAATTAGAAAAATTTAAAGAAGAATTAGAAAAATCTGCGGATCTTGCAAAATCCATTAATTCAGTTTATTTAATTTATAAACTACCAATTTTTGATGATATTACGAAACAAAAAGAAGATGTTTTAAGAATTGTCACAGAACATATTGCAATCATTAAAAAACGTAAATTAAATATATTAATTAAACAAGCAGATAAACAACCATCAACAACATATAGATACATTTTAGAAATCATTAAAGATAGTAAAGTTCAAATGATTTTTGAACCTGCTTATCTTTATGTACAAGGTGAAGCTATTACAGCTGCATTTAGAATTCTTTACGATTATGTTGGTATGTTTATTGTGGATGATAAAGACCCACTGATGTCATCACGATTAATTGGAACTGGAAAATATATTGATTTATATGACGTATTTAAACGCTTTGTAAAAAAGGAATACGGTGGTTGGGTTGTATTAGATTCTGGTTTAATTGAACAACTCTTTAAAACAACCAAATACAATTGGTTTGAAAAAACTTTATCCAAACAAAAACGACATGAGAATAAAATTCTTTATGATTTTATGCAAAAACATCAAAATGTCGATATGTCATTAATTATAAAATTACAACTTGCTGTGTTATTCTTAGTGTTCCAAAACAAGAAGATTAAAGTCGATTAA